In the genome of Tannockella kyphosi, one region contains:
- the dprA gene encoding DNA-processing protein DprA: MHKIEEILAFFSIKYLGDFQLIYNALDKQETVDQEEFDLLMKTNQAKYTTIVSDDYPESLKFIKYPPFVLFYYGNLKLLDEKCIGVIGMRVPSEYGKSITNRLVKNLIYENYTIVSGMALGIDAIAHRTSLNNFGKTVAILGSGIDYCYPKRNRDIYESMKDNHLIISEYPGSTVPQKDNFPKRNRIIAGLCSSLLVCEARERSGTMITVGHALEQGKDIFAVPSNIDENIGCNILIQQGAKLVNCVQDIFDG; this comes from the coding sequence ATGCATAAAATAGAAGAAATATTAGCTTTTTTTTCAATTAAATACTTAGGAGATTTTCAACTAATTTATAATGCTCTTGATAAACAGGAGACTGTAGATCAAGAGGAATTTGATTTGTTGATGAAGACAAATCAAGCAAAGTATACAACCATTGTTTCTGATGATTATCCTGAATCTCTTAAATTTATTAAGTATCCACCATTTGTTTTGTTTTATTATGGAAACTTAAAGTTATTAGATGAAAAATGCATAGGAGTAATTGGAATGAGAGTCCCAAGTGAGTATGGTAAGAGTATTACAAATCGATTAGTAAAAAACTTAATTTATGAAAACTATACAATAGTTAGTGGTATGGCCTTAGGAATTGATGCAATAGCACATCGGACATCTTTAAATAATTTTGGTAAAACAGTAGCTATATTAGGTAGTGGTATTGACTATTGTTATCCCAAAAGAAATCGAGATATTTATGAAAGTATGAAAGATAATCATTTGATTATCAGCGAATACCCCGGGAGCACAGTACCACAAAAAGATAATTTTCCAAAACGAAACCGAATTATAGCGGGGCTTTGTAGTTCCTTGTTGGTTTGTGAGGCCCGTGAAAGAAGTGGTACCATGATTACGGTTGGTCATGCTTTGGAACAAGGAAAGGATATCTTTGCTGTACCAAGTAATATTGATGAAAATATAGGGTGTAATATTTTAATTCAACAAGGGGCAAAATTAGTTAATTGTGTCCAAGATATCTTTGATGGATAA
- a CDS encoding ribonuclease HII: MGTPRNQYELEYYAKGYQAIIGLDEAGRGPMAGELVVAGVIFPKHFYDERINDSKKLTKKKRDELFSFICDNAIAYHIEVISVADVDKLNVYQASKIGMEKCVQALQCEGLFALTDAMPLHYLDHLSIIKGDQLSISIAGASILAKVTRDRMMEEHDKTYPEYGFASHKGYVTKKHIQALDEFGVTPIHRKSFKPVLMRMEKQLSFDI; encoded by the coding sequence ATGGGAACGCCCAGAAACCAGTACGAATTAGAATATTATGCCAAAGGATATCAAGCTATTATAGGGTTAGATGAGGCTGGTAGAGGTCCTATGGCAGGTGAATTAGTTGTTGCTGGAGTTATCTTTCCAAAGCATTTTTACGATGAAAGAATCAATGATTCTAAGAAACTTACTAAGAAAAAAAGAGACGAGTTATTCAGTTTTATTTGTGATAATGCCATAGCTTATCATATTGAAGTTATCAGTGTCGCAGATGTTGATAAACTAAATGTCTATCAAGCAAGTAAAATAGGGATGGAAAAATGTGTTCAAGCATTACAATGTGAAGGGTTATTTGCATTAACGGATGCAATGCCTTTGCATTACCTTGATCATCTATCTATTATAAAAGGGGATCAATTATCGATATCGATTGCAGGAGCAAGTATTCTTGCAAAAGTAACTCGTGATCGCATGATGGAAGAACACGATAAAACCTATCCTGAATATGGTTTTGCTAGTCACAAAGGGTACGTAACAAAAAAACATATACAAGCTTTAGATGAATTTGGAGTAACTCCAATTCATCGTAAATCTTTTAAACCAGTTTTAATGAGAATGGAAAAACAATTATCTTTTGATATTTGA
- the ylqF gene encoding ribosome biogenesis GTPase YlqF has protein sequence MSQIHWFPGHMAKARREISEKIKLIDIVVELVDSRAPKASKNPMFDEIINNKPRLIVMTKKDLSDERITNQWLEYYRSLGYYAICVNLKNFNEHQLIIKICKEILAEKMAKEAAKGLRPRAMRAMVLGIPNVGKSTFINRLAKRKATITGNRPGVTKAQQLIRVDKDFELFDTPGVLWPRFDDIQIARNIALIGSIKQQILPLDELFIYAVEYLVKNYPGRVEDRYQVTIDLDSDWIEPLFEDIAKNRKIKQVRGYTDYDRVLELFYNEIFDGSLGKITWERPETSTN, from the coding sequence ATGAGTCAAATACATTGGTTTCCTGGACATATGGCAAAAGCTAGAAGGGAAATAAGTGAGAAAATAAAATTAATTGATATAGTTGTGGAACTAGTTGATTCTAGAGCACCAAAAGCATCTAAAAATCCGATGTTCGATGAGATTATTAATAATAAGCCAAGACTTATTGTAATGACAAAAAAAGATTTGAGTGATGAACGTATCACAAATCAATGGTTAGAATATTATCGATCTTTAGGATATTATGCTATTTGTGTAAACTTAAAAAACTTTAATGAACATCAATTAATTATTAAAATATGTAAAGAAATTTTAGCCGAAAAAATGGCAAAAGAAGCTGCAAAAGGGCTTCGTCCTCGTGCCATGCGTGCGATGGTTTTAGGTATTCCAAATGTTGGAAAATCTACTTTTATCAATCGATTAGCGAAACGTAAAGCAACAATAACTGGAAATCGTCCAGGTGTTACAAAGGCACAACAGTTAATTCGTGTGGATAAAGATTTTGAATTGTTTGATACACCAGGTGTTTTATGGCCACGTTTTGATGATATTCAAATTGCCCGAAATATTGCTTTAATTGGATCTATTAAACAACAAATTTTACCTTTAGATGAGTTATTTATTTATGCGGTTGAGTATTTAGTGAAAAATTATCCTGGTAGGGTTGAAGATAGGTATCAAGTAACTATTGATTTAGATTCAGATTGGATTGAACCGTTATTTGAAGATATTGCAAAAAATCGTAAAATCAAACAAGTTCGTGGATATACTGATTATGATCGTGTTTTAGAATTGTTTTATAATGAAATTTTTGATGGAAGTTTAGGGAAAATAACATGGGAACGCCCAGAAACCAGTACGAATTAG
- the lepB gene encoding signal peptidase I has translation MERKRKKTIRIIIEYVLIFGFTFLLFHFVFRLVNVVGDSMYPTMNDGDVGLIQIWHASEDIERFDIVVVDSTVLDKYIVKRIIGLPGEKIEYIDDVLFVDGVIYAEDFLDIDYITESIELYNATNFTNDFSITLEEDEYFVLGDNRLNSTDSRSIGAVSSEEILGKGGIIVYPFSNMEWID, from the coding sequence ATGGAAAGAAAACGTAAAAAAACAATACGAATAATTATAGAATATGTACTTATTTTCGGATTCACTTTTTTGTTATTTCATTTTGTTTTTCGTTTAGTTAATGTAGTGGGTGATTCTATGTATCCAACAATGAATGATGGTGATGTGGGATTGATACAAATATGGCATGCGAGTGAAGATATTGAACGATTTGATATTGTGGTTGTAGATAGTACTGTTTTAGATAAGTATATAGTAAAAAGAATCATTGGTTTACCTGGTGAAAAAATAGAATATATTGATGATGTTTTATTTGTGGATGGGGTTATTTATGCGGAAGATTTTTTGGATATAGATTATATAACTGAGTCGATAGAGCTATACAATGCAACTAATTTTACAAATGATTTTTCTATTACTTTAGAAGAAGATGAATATTTTGTTTTAGGTGATAATCGTTTGAATTCTACGGATTCTAGAAGTATAGGCGCTGTCTCTAGTGAAGAAATACTAGGGAAGGGTGGAATTATTGTATATCCATTTTCTAATATGGAGTGGATAGATTAG
- the rplS gene encoding 50S ribosomal protein L19, whose protein sequence is MNLGLVNEITKQQLKKDIPLFKAGDSLKVYVKIKEGDKHRIQLFEGVCISRNGAGISETFTVRKISYSVGVERIFPVHSPIIDRIEVTKVGKVRRAKLNYLRGLSGKAARIKEIRK, encoded by the coding sequence ATGAACTTAGGATTAGTAAATGAAATTACGAAACAACAATTAAAAAAAGATATCCCTTTATTCAAAGCTGGAGATTCTTTAAAAGTTTACGTAAAAATTAAAGAAGGTGACAAACACCGTATTCAGTTATTTGAAGGTGTATGTATCTCAAGAAACGGAGCTGGAATCTCTGAAACATTTACAGTAAGAAAAATCTCTTACTCAGTAGGTGTAGAAAGAATCTTCCCAGTACATAGTCCAATCATCGATCGTATCGAAGTAACTAAAGTTGGTAAAGTTCGTAGAGCTAAATTAAACTACTTACGTGGATTATCAGGAAAAGCTGCAAGAATTAAAGAAATTAGAAAATAA
- the trmD gene encoding tRNA (guanosine(37)-N1)-methyltransferase TrmD, protein MKIDILSLFPEMFLGFLETSIIKRTIDKGLVEVNVHNFRDFSLNKHQKVDDYPYGGGQGMVLTCQPILDCLKSLTTPESTIILMSPQGVPFCQELASNFSLSKHLIILCGHYEGFDERIRDYVDVEISIGDYVLTGGELGSMVVSDAIIRLLDGAIKEDSHIDDSFSNGLLECPQYTRPFEYDGNVVPDILISGHHANIQQWRHQQSLKKTYLRRPDLLENYPLTQEDKVFLEKITKKD, encoded by the coding sequence ATGAAGATTGATATATTGTCTCTTTTTCCAGAAATGTTCCTAGGTTTTTTGGAAACATCTATTATTAAAAGAACAATTGATAAAGGATTAGTGGAAGTGAATGTTCATAACTTTCGAGATTTTTCTCTAAATAAACATCAAAAGGTAGATGATTATCCATATGGTGGTGGACAGGGAATGGTTTTAACATGTCAACCTATCTTAGATTGTTTAAAGTCTCTTACAACACCTGAGAGTACCATTATTTTAATGTCACCTCAAGGAGTTCCTTTTTGCCAAGAACTAGCTTCAAACTTTTCTTTATCAAAGCATTTGATTATATTATGTGGTCATTATGAGGGCTTTGATGAGCGTATTCGAGACTATGTTGATGTAGAAATATCGATAGGTGATTATGTTTTAACAGGCGGAGAATTAGGGTCTATGGTTGTTAGTGATGCGATTATTCGTTTGTTAGATGGAGCTATTAAAGAGGATAGTCATATTGATGATTCTTTTAGCAATGGTTTATTAGAATGTCCTCAATATACAAGACCTTTTGAATATGATGGTAACGTAGTGCCAGATATTTTAATTAGTGGACATCACGCTAATATTCAACAATGGCGTCATCAACAGTCATTGAAAAAAACATATCTAAGAAGGCCTGATTTATTAGAAAATTATCCATTAACTCAAGAAGACAAAGTTTTTTTAGAAAAAATAACAAAAAAAGATTGA
- the rimM gene encoding ribosome maturation factor RimM (Essential for efficient processing of 16S rRNA), giving the protein MEKIKIGKIVGCHALKGEVKIRSKSDFVDDALVVGQTIYLQYNKQTMPFTIASKRFHKTNYLVAFKDHLDINLVEKYIGCPVFFDKAKVELDKEEYFLDDIIGAQIIYKDNVLGSVIEVIDNGRHDVLVVEYHNKRLMIPYVDAFILEEDIDNNKIVVELLEGMIDED; this is encoded by the coding sequence ATGGAAAAGATAAAAATAGGGAAAATAGTTGGTTGTCATGCTTTAAAAGGAGAAGTTAAAATCCGTAGTAAAAGTGATTTTGTTGATGATGCTTTAGTTGTAGGACAAACTATTTATTTACAGTATAATAAACAAACAATGCCTTTTACTATTGCTAGTAAAAGATTTCATAAAACTAATTATTTAGTTGCTTTTAAAGATCATTTAGATATTAATTTAGTGGAAAAATATATTGGATGTCCTGTTTTTTTTGATAAAGCTAAAGTTGAACTAGACAAAGAAGAATATTTTTTAGATGATATTATTGGAGCACAAATTATTTATAAAGATAATGTTCTAGGATCAGTTATAGAGGTTATTGATAATGGAAGACATGATGTATTAGTAGTTGAATATCATAATAAAAGATTAATGATACCTTATGTAGATGCATTTATTTTAGAAGAAGATATTGATAATAATAAAATAGTTGTAGAATTATTAGAGGGAATGATCGATGAAGATTGA
- a CDS encoding KH domain-containing protein codes for MDFSKTLYDIAIELVDDKDQLKVREMTSLDEDTVVLHLYCGKDDLAKLIGRKGVMANSIRQLMSVSGRMSNKRIDIKFESYE; via the coding sequence ATGGACTTTTCAAAGACATTATATGATATTGCAATTGAGCTTGTTGATGATAAGGACCAATTAAAAGTACGTGAAATGACTTCTTTAGATGAAGATACAGTAGTTTTACACTTATATTGTGGCAAAGATGATCTTGCTAAATTAATCGGTAGAAAAGGTGTTATGGCTAATTCTATTCGACAATTAATGTCTGTTTCGGGTCGTATGTCCAATAAAAGAATTGATATTAAATTTGAATCGTACGAATAA
- the rpsP gene encoding 30S ribosomal protein S16: MAVKLRLIRMGAKKAPFYRIVAADSRSPRDGRFIEMLGTYNPTTTPAQVTVKEEEVLKWLSKGAQPSDTVKNLLSSQGIMKKFTDSKLGK; the protein is encoded by the coding sequence ATGGCAGTTAAATTACGTTTAATCAGAATGGGAGCTAAAAAAGCACCTTTCTATAGAATTGTTGCAGCTGATTCAAGATCACCAAGAGATGGTAGATTCATTGAAATGTTAGGAACTTATAACCCAACTACTACACCTGCACAAGTTACTGTAAAAGAAGAAGAAGTTTTAAAATGGTTAAGCAAAGGTGCACAACCATCTGATACAGTTAAAAACTTATTATCAAGTCAAGGTATCATGAAAAAATTCACTGATTCTAAATTAGGTAAATAA
- the ffh gene encoding signal recognition particle protein: protein MAFESLSSRLSTTLKKVSGQGRLTEANMEEMLSEIRLALLEADVNFQVVKEFIANTKELALGQDVLGSLKPGQLVVKIVNDELVKLLGTEVSTLSLNNNPNVIMMVGLQGSGKTTSTGKIANMLASKEAKRPLLVAADIYRPAAVDQLKVLGEQLNIPVFEKGTEYPAQQIVSEAMAFAKQYNHDVVMIDTAGRLHIDETLMNELRDIKEIAKPTDILLVVDALTGQDIVTVADGFNKALSLTGAVLTKLDGDSRGGGALSIRHITGVPIKFIGTGEKLDQLELFYPDRMATRILGMGDVVSLVEKVQDVYDEKDTMATFRRMQQGIFGLDDMLAQMQQVRKLGSLSGILKMMPGMANNMPQIDDEESDRKIKMTESIIYSMTPQERRTPDILTTSRKERIAKGCGKNIADVNRLIKQFEESKKMMKGLANMNPNTGMPGKSYNPNRPDPNRKKVRHKKKKK from the coding sequence ATGGCTTTTGAATCATTATCAAGTCGTTTGTCAACGACATTAAAAAAAGTTTCTGGTCAAGGACGTTTAACAGAAGCGAATATGGAGGAAATGTTATCGGAGATCCGATTAGCGTTATTAGAAGCGGATGTTAACTTCCAAGTAGTAAAAGAATTTATTGCAAATACGAAAGAATTAGCTTTAGGACAAGATGTTTTAGGTTCTTTAAAGCCAGGACAATTAGTTGTTAAGATTGTAAATGATGAATTAGTAAAATTATTAGGAACGGAAGTTTCTACACTTTCATTGAACAATAATCCTAATGTAATTATGATGGTTGGTTTACAAGGGTCTGGGAAAACGACATCAACTGGTAAGATTGCAAACATGCTTGCTAGTAAAGAAGCAAAGCGACCTTTATTAGTTGCCGCTGATATTTATCGTCCTGCTGCCGTGGACCAATTAAAAGTACTAGGAGAACAACTAAATATTCCTGTTTTTGAAAAAGGAACAGAATATCCTGCCCAACAAATTGTTAGCGAAGCAATGGCTTTTGCAAAACAATACAATCATGACGTTGTCATGATCGATACTGCTGGTCGTTTACATATTGATGAAACGTTAATGAATGAGTTACGTGATATTAAAGAAATTGCCAAACCTACCGATATTTTACTTGTAGTAGATGCTTTAACAGGGCAAGATATTGTTACTGTAGCAGATGGTTTTAATAAAGCATTATCTTTAACAGGTGCTGTTCTTACAAAGTTGGATGGTGATTCTCGTGGTGGGGGAGCATTATCAATTCGTCATATTACAGGGGTACCAATTAAATTTATTGGTACTGGTGAAAAATTAGATCAATTAGAACTATTCTATCCAGATCGTATGGCTACTCGTATTTTAGGGATGGGGGATGTTGTCTCATTAGTTGAAAAGGTACAAGATGTTTATGATGAAAAGGATACAATGGCTACGTTTAGACGTATGCAACAAGGTATTTTTGGATTAGATGATATGTTAGCTCAAATGCAACAAGTTCGTAAATTGGGTTCATTATCTGGTATTTTAAAAATGATGCCTGGAATGGCTAATAACATGCCACAAATCGATGATGAAGAATCTGATCGTAAAATAAAAATGACAGAATCTATTATTTATTCGATGACTCCTCAAGAAAGAAGAACACCTGATATTTTAACTACCTCTAGAAAAGAGAGAATCGCTAAAGGGTGTGGTAAAAATATTGCGGATGTAAATCGTTTAATAAAACAATTTGAAGAATCTAAAAAGATGATGAAAGGTTTAGCAAATATGAATCCTAATACAGGTATGCCAGGGAAGTCATATAATCCAAATCGTCCAGATCCTAATCGTAAGAAAGTTCGTCATAAAAAGAAAAAGAAATAA
- the ylxM gene encoding YlxM family DNA-binding protein has translation MENNLEKKQRVNLLMDCYEELLTDKQRVYLDFYYNQDLSLGEIADEFGVSRNAVFDNLKKAVHSLEKYETKLGLLQKHIERQKLIDQIEDLENKDTSSMDAYLKMLRDI, from the coding sequence ATGGAAAATAATTTAGAAAAGAAACAACGAGTTAATTTGTTAATGGATTGTTACGAAGAGTTATTGACTGATAAACAAAGAGTATATTTAGATTTCTATTATAATCAAGATTTATCTTTAGGAGAAATTGCGGATGAATTTGGAGTTAGCCGAAATGCTGTATTTGATAATTTAAAAAAAGCAGTTCATTCTTTAGAAAAATATGAAACGAAACTCGGTTTGCTACAAAAACACATAGAAAGACAAAAGTTAATTGATCAAATTGAAGATTTAGAAAATAAAGACACTTCTAGTATGGATGCATATTTGAAGATGTTACGCGATATTTAG
- the ftsY gene encoding signal recognition particle-docking protein FtsY — protein sequence MGFFKQIKEKLVGVSTKQNEKYVAGLDKANNSFSNRINELAARYRVINDDYFEELENILIMADVGVEMVLKIVGEIKNEVRIQNIQDPSYINEIIVDKMFVIYANDSVMSTKINYNQDGPTIVLMVGVNGAGKTTTIAKLASRMVNLEGKKVLVAAGDTFRAGAINQLDVWAKRVGVDIVKGKEGGDPCAVVYDALEVAKQKEVDVLICDTAGRLQNKVNLMNELEKMHRIIKRSYPDGPHETLLVIDATTGQNGVSQATEFSKITDVTGLVLTKMDGTAKGGIVLSIKDALNIPVKFVGLGEQLEDLQEFDLEQYIYGLCKGLVE from the coding sequence ATGGGTTTTTTCAAACAAATTAAAGAAAAATTGGTAGGTGTATCAACCAAACAAAATGAGAAATATGTTGCTGGTTTAGATAAAGCAAATAATTCTTTTTCCAACAGAATTAATGAATTAGCAGCTCGTTATCGTGTTATTAATGACGATTATTTTGAAGAGTTAGAAAATATTTTAATTATGGCGGATGTTGGTGTAGAGATGGTTTTAAAAATCGTTGGTGAAATAAAGAATGAAGTACGTATTCAAAATATTCAAGACCCAAGTTATATTAATGAAATCATTGTTGATAAAATGTTTGTTATTTATGCCAATGATTCAGTTATGTCAACAAAAATAAACTACAATCAAGATGGTCCAACTATTGTTTTAATGGTTGGTGTCAATGGTGCTGGTAAAACAACGACTATTGCAAAACTTGCTAGTAGAATGGTGAATTTAGAAGGGAAAAAGGTATTAGTTGCAGCTGGAGATACTTTTAGAGCTGGAGCTATTAACCAACTTGATGTTTGGGCAAAACGTGTCGGTGTAGATATTGTAAAAGGCAAAGAAGGTGGAGATCCTTGTGCCGTGGTATATGATGCACTTGAAGTGGCAAAGCAAAAAGAAGTTGATGTTCTGATTTGTGATACTGCAGGAAGATTACAAAACAAAGTAAATCTAATGAATGAATTAGAGAAAATGCATCGTATTATTAAACGTAGTTATCCTGATGGACCTCATGAAACATTGTTGGTGATTGATGCAACAACAGGACAAAATGGGGTTAGTCAAGCAACTGAATTTTCAAAAATTACGGATGTTACAGGATTAGTTCTTACAAAGATGGATGGGACTGCGAAAGGTGGGATTGTTTTATCTATTAAGGACGCACTTAATATACCAGTGAAATTTGTTGGTTTAGGAGAACAATTAGAGGATTTACAAGAATTTGATTTAGAACAGTATATTTATGGTTTGTGTAAAGGATTAGTTGAGTAA